In the Bacillota bacterium genome, one interval contains:
- a CDS encoding gas vesicle protein GvpG — protein sequence MEEQVRHQGFSLLNLLFWPVTLPVRSLRFILEQIAEVVDREMNDREAVRKQMQELEDRYRKGEIDEVSFQAAWDELASRWQALTEAGEEAGEEAGQNAGLQDQEGWR from the coding sequence GTGGAGGAACAGGTACGACATCAAGGTTTCTCCTTACTGAATCTGTTGTTCTGGCCGGTTACGTTACCCGTGCGGTCCCTGCGCTTCATCCTGGAACAGATTGCAGAAGTCGTGGACAGAGAAATGAACGATAGAGAGGCCGTGCGCAAACAGATGCAGGAACTGGAAGACAGGTACCGGAAAGGCGAGATCGACGAAGTGTCGTTTCAGGCAGCATGGGACGAACTGGCCAGCCGCTGGCAGGCACTGACAGAGGCCGGGGAAGAAGCCGGGGAAGAAGCCGGCCAGAATGCTGGCCTCCAAGACCAGGAAGGGTGGCGGTGA
- a CDS encoding gas vesicle protein: MPIQPVRDRSTLADVIDKLLDKGLVINADILVSVAGVELLGIKLRAALASFETAARYGLEFPSGTNLQTAAWREAAVGKESCPQCEKIVPVDELLQEGCPWCGWQSPRRHSLAASAVTQPAVPVTAGSVRGRLP; the protein is encoded by the coding sequence ATGCCCATACAACCCGTACGGGACCGATCCACGCTGGCGGACGTGATAGACAAACTGCTCGACAAGGGTCTGGTGATCAACGCCGATATCCTTGTTTCGGTGGCAGGAGTGGAACTTCTCGGCATCAAGCTGCGAGCGGCCCTGGCTTCATTCGAGACGGCGGCCCGCTACGGGCTGGAATTTCCGTCTGGCACCAACCTGCAGACGGCAGCTTGGAGAGAAGCCGCCGTAGGCAAGGAGAGCTGTCCTCAATGCGAAAAGATCGTACCCGTTGACGAGTTGCTCCAAGAGGGGTGCCCATGGTGTGGATGGCAGAGCCCGCGGCGGCATTCTCTCGCGGCCTCGGCGGTCACGCAGCCCGCGGTCCCTGTAACTGCCGGTTCGGTACGGGGGAGGTTACCGTGA
- the gvpK gene encoding gas vesicle protein GvpK — translation MPINVDAERLKEGVLGLVVALAEIIRDCLKLQAIRRMESGRLLPEEAERLGCALLDLDRALDDIKTEQGIRQTVDAVRNGLDDVVDDFLSCLVDPGRWSQEGTRGRAPVEGSRGPVRQRPREV, via the coding sequence ATGCCCATCAACGTAGACGCCGAACGCCTGAAAGAAGGGGTGCTGGGGCTGGTAGTCGCCCTGGCCGAGATAATCCGCGACTGCCTGAAACTCCAGGCTATCCGCCGTATGGAGTCGGGACGCCTGCTCCCCGAGGAGGCCGAACGGCTCGGGTGTGCACTCCTCGACCTGGACCGGGCTCTGGACGATATCAAGACCGAACAGGGGATCCGCCAGACCGTGGATGCAGTACGGAACGGTCTTGATGACGTGGTGGATGACTTCCTGAGCTGCTTGGTGGATCCTGGGCGCTGGAGCCAGGAGGGTACACGCGGTCGCGCGCCAGTTGAGGGAAGCCGTGGACCGGTCCGGCAAAGGCCGAGGGAGGTGTGA